DNA sequence from the Conger conger chromosome 18, fConCon1.1, whole genome shotgun sequence genome:
TAAATGCTGTCAATTGAAGAAGAGTCTTTTTTGTAAAATTGACTGACTGCAGTTTAGTTAATTAAACATTATGTTTATCTGTCTTTTCTTTCAGTTTGAGGCTAAACTGATGACTGGATATACAGACAGCCAAATAAATGGTGGCGTTCAGTGGAACCGTATCCAAATTTATATTGTAAATTCTGGAAAATGAAATCATAGCTTTCTCCATTTTTACTGAGCCATGAAGCAACATCAAAGGAAATGCCATGAAAACACAAGGGGCTCAGAGTCAAGCTCATTATTAGACAATGCAACATGGCCCCAGCGACCATGGCATTTGTTTCTCTGCTCCACCCCCTGTCATTTTAGGCAGCCCCCAGGGAGGTGAGAGCCAGCACACCAGTCTTTTCAGTAACCAATGGAATAATTAAGCCCAGGCAGCCTACACAGTACAATGTCCAGAATATTCTCTGATAGTGTGTATGAGACCAATGTGGACTGTGTGTACTTGAGtcgatttaacactgaacattttattgtgcaTCCAACAGATATGACTTGCTAAATCCAGCAAATGAAACACAAGAAACAACAGTTTTGTAAAACTTGCACTGTACTCATTGTTTCTAAATGTAATAACTGAAAATAATCACAAGGGGTATATCATTGTATTCAATGTCAtaatttgaaatataatattCAGTACCCCTGGTGTTATTGTACagtaccccgcccccccccccttctgatacccctatccctgtctaacccccccccaaaaaataaataataataataataattttgcacttatgatgacgactatatgtttagaacagcagtccagctgtattttcctagttctggatgtgatgctttgacttgtggtagaacctatgcacttgtaagtcgctttggattaaaagcgtctgccaaatgactaaaatgtaaatgtaaatgtaaatcagtgagcactatattgggtatttattagagttattttttagatttttaagtcttctgctgctgtagcctatctgcttagaggtttgacatgttgtgtgttcagagctactcttctgcataccacggttgtaatgcatatatattttttattttatcaccttcctgtcagcttcgaccagtctggcccttctccgctgacctctctcagtaacaacgcatttctgcccgccagcactggatgttttttgaacatgtttttgtgaagatcccaggagatcagcagtgatcactttattcggtagacctgtacaccagctagttaatgctaatatttatttatgtggcagcaactaaatgcataaaagcatgcacacgtGGAtggggaatggggaagaaatatgatctaagagactttgactgtgttggtgccagacagggtggtttgagtatctcagaggtTCTCCTGAGATTCCATTTACCATAATTTGTCCTAACCAGCTAACTAATAACATTGGCAACATTGTTTCacgtcaattcacaagcagaaCAGGTGTTTACTTTATGACagagtgttttattttaatgtcatgcaGGAACACATATTGCGTTGCCTATTAGTTGATGGTTTACTATTTACGATGTGTGCCTCCATGGGTGCTGCCATTGTTCTGTGATGTCAGACAACTGCTTCTCGTGAAGTCGGGGTCCAGGGATTTACCACGAGTTCACAAGTAGGAATTCCGACTTTGAGTGAAGTTCTATTGCACTTTTTACACACACGCATCCGCGCACACATACATTGACATTAATAAAGACGATTTGAATGCCAGGGCTATGCCCGAATCAGCTTCCTTGCCTAGTATTGAATACACAAGTTGCCTACAAGTAGCAAACAGGTAAGCTGATTCGTAAACGGTGGAATTCAAATAGTCGTTTTATCCTGACGTTTTCACCAAGTAAAAGGTTTGGCCCTCAAGCCTTCCTGTAGCAAGTTGTGACGAAATAACCACGTGACTGTAGCCAGTTACCTAAGTCTTTCAACGGGTCTGCCTGCCTGACGTAGAGTCAAGTAATTGCAGAGGTGAACATGGCTGATGTGTCGGAAAGGACATTACAAGTTGCAATATTGATTTCCTTTGCATCGGGGTTTGTTGCAGGTTGGCAGGCCAACAGAATGAGAAGGAAATTCCTCGACTGGAGGAAGAAACGTCTACAAGAcaaactgtcagaaacacaGAAGAAACTGGATTTAGCATAAGGCAACTGTTCGTATTTTGTGGATTTTAAGACTACTTGAGGTATTTTTATGCTGTGCAATATTTGTGGTATACGTTGGTATATATCTAAAAGCTGTAACCGTGTAGCCATTTGGTTGTATCAATTTTGGCTACACCGAATCAGAATCTAAGCGGTGTGAGTTTCAGCGCGTAACTTTAATTCGTCCCACACATGATTCATATTTTCACAATTATACTTTCCCCAGGAACAACCAGG
Encoded proteins:
- the LOC133118536 gene encoding mitoregulin, which codes for MADVSERTLQVAILISFASGFVAGWQANRMRRKFLDWRKKRLQDKLSETQKKLDLA